Proteins co-encoded in one Bacillus paramycoides genomic window:
- a CDS encoding ComEC/Rec2 family competence protein, with protein sequence MRGMRSVLLLVSILLCFSLNSASAKRYMMSIHTASPLHMQRQHFGKMKVSFLKVGQGDATLITLPNGQTMLIDGGPYEAGEVIIQKLIEKGINHLDVIVSTHPDMDHIGGLIPIVEQMPVSLILDSGKTYSSLTYHTYRNNIKKRGIPFISVKEGQHIPLDPHVSIQVLNNGKSKDENNESSIVLKIRYGKADFLLMGDADVRTETEILKQFDVHADVLKVGHHGSYTSTSERFIKKVEPQFAILSYGSRNPYGHPHQSVVRRLKRHGIMMYGTNKRTVEMETDGEHITIGSSGLMPLLK encoded by the coding sequence ATGAGAGGTATGCGAAGTGTTTTATTATTAGTTTCTATTTTGTTATGCTTTTCTTTAAATAGTGCATCAGCCAAAAGGTATATGATGTCTATTCATACTGCGTCTCCTTTACATATGCAGCGGCAACATTTTGGTAAAATGAAAGTGAGTTTCTTAAAAGTAGGACAAGGTGATGCAACACTTATTACATTGCCAAATGGACAAACGATGTTAATAGATGGGGGACCTTATGAAGCTGGTGAGGTTATCATCCAAAAATTAATTGAAAAAGGGATTAATCATTTAGATGTTATCGTCAGTACTCATCCTGATATGGATCATATAGGAGGGCTCATTCCGATTGTAGAGCAAATGCCGGTATCACTTATATTAGATAGTGGAAAAACATATAGTTCTCTTACTTATCATACGTATCGAAATAATATAAAGAAAAGGGGAATCCCTTTCATTTCAGTAAAAGAGGGTCAACACATACCGCTAGATCCGCATGTTTCCATACAAGTATTAAACAACGGGAAGTCCAAAGATGAAAATAATGAATCTTCAATTGTATTAAAGATTCGGTATGGTAAGGCAGATTTTTTACTAATGGGTGATGCTGATGTGCGGACGGAAACTGAAATATTAAAGCAATTTGATGTACATGCAGATGTGTTAAAGGTAGGACATCATGGCTCCTATACTTCAACAAGTGAAAGGTTTATAAAGAAGGTAGAACCGCAGTTCGCAATTCTTTCTTACGGTAGCAGAAATCCGTATGGACATCCACACCAAAGTGTTGTGAGACGGTTAAAACGACATGGTATAATGATGTATGGAACGAATAAACGTACAGTAGAAATGGAAACAGACGGTGAACATATTACAATAGGCTCTAGTGGATTAATGCCATTACTTAAGTAA
- the scpB gene encoding segregation/condensation protein ScpB gives MDRTEQKSIIEGLLFVSGDEGIYPEQIAKVLEIEGNEVIDILEEMQKECEGAHRGLQIVQYAKVYRFATKKEHASYYQKLIEIPTAASLSQAALETLAIVAYRQPITRTEMEEIRGVKTDKALQTLVSHLLIKEMGRAEGPGRPILYGTTKEFLDTFGLKTLDDLPPLSEENEEMNEADLFFGSLQEISK, from the coding sequence ATGGATAGAACAGAACAGAAATCAATCATTGAAGGGCTTTTATTTGTTTCTGGTGATGAAGGGATTTATCCAGAACAAATAGCGAAAGTCCTTGAAATTGAAGGAAACGAAGTAATCGATATTTTAGAAGAAATGCAAAAAGAATGTGAAGGTGCACACCGCGGTTTGCAAATTGTACAGTATGCAAAAGTATATCGTTTTGCTACAAAGAAAGAACATGCGTCTTACTATCAAAAACTAATAGAGATCCCAACAGCTGCTTCACTCTCTCAGGCTGCTCTAGAAACGTTAGCGATTGTTGCATATCGCCAACCGATTACAAGAACTGAAATGGAAGAGATTAGAGGAGTAAAAACTGATAAGGCGTTACAAACGTTAGTATCACACTTACTTATAAAAGAAATGGGAAGAGCAGAAGGGCCAGGGCGTCCTATTTTATATGGAACAACGAAAGAATTTTTGGACACGTTTGGATTAAAAACATTAGATGATTTGCCTCCGCTTTCTGAAGAAAATGAAGAAATGAATGAAGCGGATTTATTCTTCGGTTCTTTACAAGAGATATCAAAATAA
- the scpA gene encoding segregation/condensation protein A — MQYNFKVEAFEGPLDLLLHLIHRYEIDIYNIPVAEITEQYLSYVHTMKELQLDVASEYLVMAATLLQIKSKMLLPKHEEDVLDNGDDFIDDPRQELMERLIEYKKYKQVATELKEREQERAQLYTRPPIDFTSLQQEEETNLPLDVTLYDMLAAFQKLMRRKKAKKPVTTRITRQEIPIEQRMTDILNQLEIQGGRQSFYDLFVDDEREIMVVTFLAVLELMKNQQIIIEQEHNFDEIFVSSYTKSA; from the coding sequence GTGCAGTATAATTTTAAAGTAGAGGCTTTTGAAGGGCCTTTAGATTTATTGTTACATTTAATACATCGTTATGAGATTGACATATATAATATTCCTGTAGCGGAAATTACAGAGCAATATTTATCTTATGTTCATACGATGAAAGAACTACAATTAGATGTTGCAAGTGAGTATTTAGTAATGGCTGCAACGTTATTACAAATTAAAAGTAAAATGTTGTTGCCGAAACATGAAGAAGATGTACTTGATAACGGTGATGACTTTATAGATGATCCTCGTCAAGAATTGATGGAGAGGTTAATTGAATATAAGAAATATAAGCAAGTTGCTACTGAGCTAAAAGAAAGAGAACAAGAAAGAGCACAGCTATATACACGTCCGCCAATTGATTTTACATCGTTGCAACAAGAAGAGGAGACGAACTTGCCTCTTGATGTTACGTTATATGATATGCTAGCGGCATTTCAAAAATTAATGCGCCGAAAAAAAGCAAAGAAACCTGTAACAACACGTATTACTCGTCAAGAAATACCAATTGAACAGCGCATGACTGATATTTTAAATCAGTTAGAAATACAAGGTGGTCGTCAAAGTTTTTATGATTTGTTTGTTGATGATGAACGGGAAATAATGGTTGTAACATTTTTAGCGGTTCTTGAGCTTATGAAAAATCAACAAATCATAATTGAACAAGAACATAATTTTGATGAGATTTTCGTATCAAGCTATACTAAATCAGCATAG
- a CDS encoding YjcZ family sporulation protein, translated as MGHVDCGFSGGFALLVVLFILLIIVGAACFC; from the coding sequence ATGGGTCACGTTGATTGCGGTTTTAGCGGTGGGTTCGCATTACTTGTTGTATTGTTTATTTTACTAATTATTGTAGGGGCAGCTTGCTTCTGCTAA
- a CDS encoding DUF309 domain-containing protein, protein MYPTEYIQFLIHFHGDYDYFECHEILEEYWKTKPRGNRDNYLVGLIQIAVSLYHQRRSNWNGAEKMMKSAITILEKNNEPLLHLGINQTQLLSLLKDRLQSIQKEEGFTPLFLPLSDTALEKHCMELCQKQNLPWKDVNATSNEFIIHKHTLRDRTEVIAERNEQLQKRKQR, encoded by the coding sequence ATGTATCCTACCGAATACATACAATTTTTAATTCATTTTCACGGAGATTATGATTATTTTGAATGTCACGAAATACTAGAAGAATATTGGAAAACGAAACCAAGAGGAAATCGTGACAATTACTTAGTCGGTCTCATTCAAATTGCAGTTTCTTTATACCACCAAAGACGCTCTAACTGGAATGGCGCAGAGAAGATGATGAAAAGCGCCATAACGATTTTAGAAAAAAACAATGAACCTTTACTACATTTAGGAATCAATCAGACACAACTTCTATCTTTACTCAAGGATAGATTACAATCTATACAGAAAGAAGAAGGGTTTACACCATTATTTTTACCATTATCAGATACTGCATTAGAAAAGCACTGCATGGAATTATGTCAGAAACAAAATCTCCCTTGGAAAGACGTGAATGCTACTTCTAATGAATTTATAATACATAAGCACACATTACGTGATCGAACAGAAGTCATCGCTGAACGAAACGAACAATTACAAAAAAGAAAGCAGAGATAA
- the ribT gene encoding GNAT family N-acetyltransferase RibT, giving the protein MLIRFKKSYEKIAMGLLSFMPTEKDVKTLQLTMKDYEAKDDWQLYLWKQNEDFVGIMGIVKKENQVLEIQHLSVNPSHRHMGIGTKMVQELKSKFLEFTICGNEQTASFCKKCKGLEQNIHS; this is encoded by the coding sequence ATGTTAATTCGTTTTAAAAAAAGTTATGAAAAGATTGCAATGGGGCTTCTTTCATTTATGCCAACAGAAAAAGATGTGAAAACATTACAATTGACTATGAAAGATTATGAAGCAAAAGATGATTGGCAATTGTATTTGTGGAAACAAAACGAAGATTTTGTTGGGATAATGGGGATTGTAAAAAAAGAAAATCAAGTTTTGGAAATTCAACATTTGAGTGTGAACCCGTCTCACCGTCATATGGGTATTGGGACGAAGATGGTTCAAGAGTTAAAGAGTAAATTTCTTGAGTTTACAATTTGCGGAAATGAGCAAACAGCAAGTTTTTGCAAAAAGTGTAAAGGGCTTGAACAAAATATACATTCGTGA
- a CDS encoding peptidylprolyl isomerase — protein MKTLGYILMENGEKIDLEFFPEEAPKTVENFKKLADQGFYDGVTFHRVIPGFVSQGGDPTGTGAGGPGYSIPCETDGNPHRHLVGSLSMAHAGRNTGGSQFFIVHEPQPHLDGVHTVFGKATSGIETVLNMRQGDVMKEVKVWEE, from the coding sequence ATGAAAACTTTAGGATACATATTAATGGAAAATGGTGAAAAAATCGATTTAGAATTTTTCCCAGAAGAGGCACCAAAAACAGTAGAAAACTTTAAAAAACTAGCAGATCAAGGATTTTATGATGGTGTGACATTCCACCGCGTTATTCCTGGCTTCGTAAGCCAAGGTGGAGATCCAACAGGAACAGGTGCAGGTGGCCCAGGTTACTCTATCCCATGTGAAACTGATGGAAATCCTCATAGACACCTTGTAGGATCACTTTCTATGGCTCATGCTGGCCGTAACACAGGTGGTAGCCAATTCTTTATTGTTCATGAGCCACAACCGCATTTAGATGGTGTACATACTGTATTCGGTAAAGCAACAAGCGGTATTGAAACAGTATTAAATATGCGTCAAGGTGATGTAATGAAAGAAGTTAAAGTTTGGGAAGAATAA
- a CDS encoding DUF1002 domain-containing protein, whose translation MKTKLLALLLAVAVFIMPTASFADIIEGESIVTLGENLSEQQKQDLLKEMKAPKDATIITVSNAEEHKFLEGIVPKAQIGTRAISSSMITYTKPGSGLIVRSKNINSITDAMYTNALITAGVKDAEIQITAPFKVSGTAALTGLMKAYETTSNKAIPEEVKKVANEEMVQTAQLGDKIGEEKAVQLVAKIKEEIAKEQPKTTEDLRSLIKKIADQLGITLTDEQLDNLVALFDKMKNLNIDWNQVGSQLNKAKEHVSAFLGSEEGQSFLDKVKDFFSSIIDFVKSLFK comes from the coding sequence GTGAAAACGAAATTACTAGCTCTGCTATTAGCTGTAGCTGTATTTATTATGCCAACAGCTTCGTTTGCAGACATCATCGAGGGAGAATCAATTGTTACACTAGGAGAAAACTTGTCTGAGCAACAAAAACAAGATCTGTTAAAAGAAATGAAAGCACCAAAAGATGCTACAATCATTACTGTGTCTAATGCGGAAGAACATAAATTTCTAGAAGGGATTGTTCCAAAAGCACAAATTGGTACAAGAGCAATTTCCTCTTCTATGATTACATACACAAAGCCAGGATCTGGCCTTATTGTACGTTCAAAAAATATTAATTCGATAACAGATGCGATGTATACAAACGCACTTATTACAGCAGGTGTGAAAGATGCAGAAATTCAAATCACTGCACCATTTAAAGTTTCAGGAACTGCTGCTTTAACCGGTTTAATGAAAGCTTATGAAACAACATCGAACAAAGCAATTCCTGAAGAAGTAAAAAAAGTAGCCAATGAAGAAATGGTGCAAACAGCCCAACTCGGCGATAAAATTGGTGAAGAAAAAGCAGTTCAACTTGTTGCAAAAATTAAAGAAGAAATTGCCAAAGAGCAACCAAAAACGACAGAAGATTTACGTTCATTAATTAAAAAAATTGCGGACCAACTTGGTATTACATTAACGGATGAACAGTTAGATAACTTAGTTGCGCTATTCGATAAAATGAAAAATCTTAATATCGATTGGAATCAAGTCGGCAGTCAGTTAAATAAAGCAAAAGAACACGTTTCTGCCTTTTTAGGATCTGAAGAAGGGCAAAGTTTCCTAGATAAAGTGAAAGATTTCTTCTCAAGTATCATTGATTTTGTTAAATCGTTATTTAAGTAA
- a CDS encoding Cof-type HAD-IIB family hydrolase — MEGEEDMIKLFVSDLDDTLVYNVNHMQKEDERALCWLAEKGTNICFASGRFTHRIDEVVNRFAFPYYTTSLNGATMLLPDGKIFHESSFEDGIAQEIYRYIHKKGLADIVCANEQRYTKRKNEHHHNFETYMGVHIAEIEALEEEFGKTVHPAKLFVFGEEETIAALDQELRDTFQSEAEVFMSGKRYVDIMPRGVSKGSALRRLMEHLQIEANEVACIGDSFNDISMFEVTPHSFTLHHAHPYVKEKANHIVRSVEEAIMKLPLLV, encoded by the coding sequence ATGGAAGGGGAAGAGGACATGATTAAATTATTTGTAAGTGATTTAGATGACACGCTCGTTTACAATGTGAATCATATGCAAAAAGAAGATGAACGTGCACTTTGTTGGTTAGCTGAAAAAGGGACAAATATTTGTTTTGCCTCTGGCCGTTTTACTCATCGAATTGATGAAGTCGTAAATAGGTTTGCATTCCCATACTACACAACGAGTTTAAATGGAGCGACGATGTTACTGCCGGATGGAAAAATATTTCATGAATCAAGTTTTGAAGATGGCATTGCCCAGGAAATATATCGATATATCCATAAAAAGGGACTAGCAGATATTGTTTGTGCAAATGAGCAACGGTATACAAAAAGAAAGAATGAACATCATCATAATTTTGAAACGTATATGGGCGTGCATATTGCAGAGATTGAAGCGTTAGAAGAGGAATTTGGTAAGACTGTACATCCTGCGAAATTGTTTGTTTTTGGGGAAGAAGAGACGATTGCAGCATTAGATCAAGAATTACGAGATACATTTCAAAGTGAAGCGGAAGTTTTTATGTCTGGTAAACGTTATGTTGACATTATGCCAAGGGGAGTAAGTAAAGGGAGTGCTTTAAGACGACTAATGGAGCATTTGCAAATTGAAGCAAATGAAGTGGCATGCATTGGAGATTCTTTTAATGATATTTCTATGTTTGAAGTAACTCCGCATTCATTTACTTTGCACCATGCTCATCCATATGTGAAGGAGAAGGCAAATCATATTGTTCGTTCGGTTGAAGAAGCAATTATGAAATTACCGTTACTTGTATAA